The Palleronia sp. THAF1 genome window below encodes:
- a CDS encoding ornithine cyclodeaminase family protein encodes MDAKLLTYDDMAPHLSWPDAVEALRRGHRLARPQIGDLFLGPPEGTLLTRGAYLPGLGYGVKSVTVLPGNPAQGRPSVQGAMFVFDEETGALRSIVESRLVTEYKTAADSVLGARLLARPDARHLLIVGAGTVARSLVHAYGAAFPRLERISVWARNFAQAQALAANVESPLPVHAVEDLPQAVAEADIVSTATMATTPVLKGEWVRPGTHVDLIGAFRKDMREADDTLISGAALFVDCRDTTIDHIGELTIPISAGIIDESAVLGDLYDLIEGTQGRRDPQDVTVFKNGGGAHLDLMMAAYIARSARGLQEKR; translated from the coding sequence ATGGATGCGAAGCTTTTAACCTACGATGATATGGCCCCGCACCTGTCTTGGCCCGATGCGGTCGAGGCCTTGCGCCGGGGCCACCGGCTGGCACGCCCGCAGATCGGTGACCTGTTCCTGGGCCCCCCCGAAGGCACGCTCCTGACACGCGGCGCTTACCTGCCGGGACTGGGCTACGGCGTAAAATCGGTGACGGTCCTGCCCGGCAACCCGGCGCAGGGGCGGCCATCAGTTCAAGGGGCGATGTTCGTCTTCGATGAGGAGACCGGCGCGCTGCGCTCTATCGTGGAAAGCCGATTGGTCACGGAATACAAGACGGCGGCGGACTCCGTCTTGGGTGCCCGTCTGCTGGCGCGGCCCGATGCGCGGCACCTTCTGATCGTCGGCGCGGGTACGGTCGCACGCAGCTTGGTGCATGCCTACGGCGCTGCGTTTCCGAGGTTGGAACGCATATCGGTCTGGGCGCGCAATTTCGCGCAGGCGCAAGCATTGGCTGCGAACGTCGAAAGCCCCTTGCCCGTCCACGCCGTCGAAGACCTGCCTCAGGCGGTTGCGGAGGCCGACATCGTATCCACCGCGACGATGGCGACCACGCCGGTGCTGAAGGGTGAATGGGTCCGTCCCGGCACCCATGTCGATCTGATCGGCGCGTTTCGCAAAGACATGCGAGAGGCAGACGACACCCTGATCTCTGGCGCTGCCCTGTTCGTCGACTGCCGGGACACGACAATCGATCATATCGGGGAACTGACCATTCCCATATCGGCCGGGATCATCGACGAAAGCGCAGTTCTGGGTGACCTGTATGACCTGATAGAAGGAACTCAAGGACGGCGAGACCCACAGGATGTCACCGTGTTCAAGAACGGCGGCGGAGCACATCTGGACCTGATGATGGCCGCCTACATTGCGCGGTCAGCACGCGGGCTACAAGAGAAGCGTTAA
- a CDS encoding Hint domain-containing protein, which translates to MTLFNLFGLFGHTTNTTTSYSSKDGIVDGTDGADNMGAGYTDSEGDQINNNANLIDARGGDDTVHALDGNDVVLGGSGDDSIDGGTGNDLLLGDSALTEVKCSSSGTYTLAVWDLSKTTVRDEHGNIVSPSNHAIYPWEDSASGESTHDIQGLTFSFDAGTEPVAVGVNDGDAHFNDGDLSQDFAQTTTLNGETGHAGERFTPEYQYSIQSSTGEVINIYVSEIGGNNAAALVSDKPLQAGETYTFIEKVDEHPSIAYSDIADGYLVGEDAEGAGDDTLVGGSGHDTLVGEGGDDLLKGGSGDDTLIGDGNGSDYVDGIASGSDGVKQLAVFDISNTVVRDAHGNIVSNGSHQSPWENSSTGEPTHDIQNFTFNVTSGPQQVGVSDNDSLFNDGDKNQVLDQRTTLDGNTEHAGDRITPEYQYSIQSSGGEIINIYVVEFDGNDAVGFVADAPIVEDETYTFIGRVSTYPDVDYDSLYSDYFGGGADDDSNAGNDTLHAGDGNDLLQGNGGDDLLLGEAGNDTMEGGTGNDVLDGGTGDDQLDGGAGNDALNGGDGDDSAVGGNGDDTLVGEAGNDTLIGDGGDGLETGARESFEWIDQYHPGTHASGFTQDTGEVSVTYNKTIHGHVESTVTNTDVQYDGVNVDSEYDGENSGLKSVLDNTGEKAVYSFDFSQDVANLEFSIADIDEDSQVVIQAFDADGNPLEVNITSGAGLSTVGNTVTSQQGYVDSDDLSAQAVVSIDGPVASLLITHQLSGGDDRSGVYISDLFYDPILGETVAAPGDDELFGGDGSDVLEGNEGRDLLDGGADADTIDGGAGADTIVGGTDGDQVDGGSGGDIIFDAADLDDTQSQDFDTLDLTGIGNFRLENLRPDSNGNGQDGTVVLLDANGDPTGESFTFTEIEQILGEEFVPSNGLVEGTNGDDTISGGFVDGDGDAVDGNDALLTGENGNDDIIVAGEGNDSVDGLDGNDEIFGGAGDDTVNGGVGDDLIVGDDDFPGRDGVTAPDLNGGAPGDDSLSGGDGNDTILGNEGNDTLDGGAGDDSVLGGEGADTITAGDGSDFVDGGVGDDVINTSGNGPIVDALDPTPNDDLDTVLGGAGNDTITTGDDDDSIEGGLGDDFIDAGIDEDTVTGGAGSDTIIGDQGDDSLTGNAGQDYVSGGNGNDTIEAGADDDNVANGADGGASGALPADEYDNSYAGGAGDDLINGGAGDDIITGDDDSRVSAETGEDFDPTADGSDTIFGGDGNDEIHTGSWADSDDGFGDVQTGEIGDTAFGEAGDDILRGAGGDDLLDGGDDRDNIAGGGGADTIRGGDDADTIIGGTDGDEVDGGSGGAIIDDRADLVDGVSQDFDTLDLRGIGNFRLEDLRPDANGNGQDGTVVLLDANGDPTGESFTFTEIEEILGEPMVQADGVVQGTNDDDVIVPGFEDEDGDLVDGNDALLTDEVGDDDIIVAGEGNDSVEAGNGNDEVYGGAGDDTVDGGAGDDLIVGDDGFPGQDGVTTPDLNGGDPGDDSLSGGDGNDTILGNEGNDTLDGGADDDTLDGGTGDDILLGGDGNDDITGGDGSDGVIGGDGDDVIDTSGNNPLDDAIDPTPNDDLDTVLGGAGNDTITTGDDADSIDGGAGDDVIDAGIDDDTVTGGGGNDDITAGDGNDLVDAGAGNDVVDGGLGDDTIQGGNGDDSITGGDGNDEVRGGGGNDTVDGGAGDDSVFGGSEDDTLLGGEGNDTISAGLGDDSIDGGDGNDEVSGGMGNDTINGGAGSDSLHGNLGDDLIDGGDDDDTISGQDGDDTLLGGLGDDSITGGDGSDEIDGGDGADEIDGGDGADFIDASGNVPEIDADVPLVQPGDEPIGDEDPNPNNDRDLIVGGAGNDTILTGDDADTIFGGVGDDSIDSGIDDDSVEGGDGDDFITDAQGSDTIFGGEGNDTILAGTDTFTDTGEEPFLPNGLPNPFFGTGDPNPDDGRDLIDGGAGNDSIVTGDDDDTIYGGDGNDTIDAGIDDDLVYGQNGDDVILGGQGDDTIFGGDGADTIDGGAGDDSIRMGNGDDLVDGGDGNDTILGGDSGGSDTVNGGEGDDLIVGGTGGDELNGDGGNDFIRGNLADDSIDGGEGDDTLVGGLGDDSILGGDGNDSINAAEGNDTVDGGAGDDTINGGDPEGADLLQGGDDADTFILVGGGDTVLGGSGGNDFDTLDLRGSTPAGGGFQIINRTPDNDPGDTIDGDSPNDGEDGTVVFFDSAGNETGRLEFENIERIIPCFTPGTLIATPKGEIRVEDLREGDRVITRDNGIQEISWVGNKRLSREELVRQPELKPVLIRQGSLGYGLPERDMLVSPNHRMLSASDETALYFEEREVLVSAKHLTHAKGVDQVEALGVNYIHFMFERHEVVLSDGTWSESFQPGDYTLKGIGDDQRAEILTLFPELEQHDGIDGYQSARRSLKKHEARLLLK; encoded by the coding sequence ATGACGCTGTTTAATCTCTTTGGTCTTTTCGGGCATACGACAAACACGACGACGAGCTACTCCAGCAAGGATGGTATCGTCGACGGAACGGATGGCGCGGACAACATGGGGGCCGGCTACACCGATAGCGAAGGTGATCAGATCAACAACAACGCGAACCTGATCGACGCGCGCGGCGGTGACGATACGGTCCATGCCTTGGACGGGAACGACGTTGTGCTTGGTGGATCCGGCGATGACTCCATCGACGGTGGCACCGGCAACGACCTTCTACTGGGCGACAGCGCCCTGACCGAGGTGAAGTGCTCCAGCTCCGGCACGTATACGCTGGCCGTCTGGGACCTGTCGAAGACGACGGTGCGCGACGAGCACGGCAACATCGTCTCTCCCAGCAATCATGCCATCTACCCTTGGGAAGACTCGGCGAGCGGTGAATCCACCCACGACATCCAGGGCCTGACCTTTTCGTTCGATGCAGGCACCGAGCCCGTGGCCGTCGGCGTGAACGATGGCGATGCTCATTTCAACGACGGCGACCTGAGCCAGGACTTCGCCCAGACCACCACGCTGAACGGCGAGACCGGTCACGCCGGGGAGCGGTTCACCCCCGAATACCAGTACTCCATCCAGTCGAGCACTGGCGAAGTCATCAATATCTATGTTTCTGAAATCGGCGGCAACAACGCAGCGGCGCTGGTCTCCGACAAGCCTCTGCAAGCCGGTGAGACCTATACGTTCATCGAGAAGGTCGATGAGCATCCCTCCATCGCCTACTCGGACATCGCCGACGGCTACCTTGTCGGCGAAGATGCCGAAGGCGCCGGCGACGATACGCTGGTCGGTGGCTCTGGCCACGATACGCTCGTCGGCGAAGGCGGCGACGACCTGCTGAAAGGCGGCTCCGGTGACGACACACTGATCGGCGACGGCAACGGCAGCGACTACGTGGACGGCATCGCTTCCGGTTCGGATGGCGTGAAGCAACTGGCGGTCTTCGACATCAGCAACACCGTTGTCCGCGACGCGCACGGCAACATCGTCTCGAACGGATCGCACCAGTCGCCCTGGGAGAACAGCTCTACCGGTGAGCCGACGCACGACATCCAGAACTTCACGTTCAACGTCACGAGCGGCCCGCAGCAAGTGGGCGTAAGCGACAACGACAGCCTGTTCAACGACGGCGACAAGAACCAGGTTCTTGACCAGAGAACGACCTTGGATGGCAACACCGAGCACGCCGGCGACCGCATCACGCCCGAGTACCAGTATTCGATCCAGTCGAGTGGCGGTGAGATCATCAACATTTACGTCGTGGAATTCGACGGCAACGACGCGGTCGGCTTCGTAGCCGACGCGCCCATCGTCGAGGATGAAACCTATACCTTCATCGGTCGGGTCAGCACCTATCCGGACGTCGACTACGACAGCCTGTACAGCGACTACTTCGGCGGCGGTGCCGATGACGACTCCAACGCCGGCAACGATACGCTTCACGCCGGTGACGGCAACGACCTGCTGCAGGGCAACGGCGGCGACGACCTGCTTCTGGGTGAAGCGGGCAACGACACGATGGAAGGTGGCACGGGCAACGACGTTCTGGACGGCGGGACGGGTGACGACCAACTTGACGGCGGTGCCGGAAACGACGCCCTGAACGGTGGCGACGGTGACGACAGCGCCGTCGGCGGAAACGGCGACGATACTCTCGTCGGTGAGGCCGGCAACGACACGTTGATCGGCGACGGTGGCGACGGGTTGGAAACCGGTGCCCGCGAAAGCTTCGAGTGGATCGATCAATACCACCCCGGCACCCACGCCAGCGGCTTCACGCAGGATACAGGCGAAGTCTCTGTCACCTACAACAAGACCATCCACGGCCACGTCGAGTCGACCGTGACCAACACGGACGTCCAGTATGACGGCGTCAACGTCGACAGCGAGTACGACGGCGAAAATTCCGGCCTCAAGTCCGTCTTGGACAACACGGGCGAAAAGGCTGTCTACTCCTTCGATTTCTCGCAAGACGTCGCGAACCTGGAGTTCAGCATCGCCGACATCGACGAGGACAGCCAAGTCGTCATTCAGGCGTTCGACGCCGACGGCAACCCGTTGGAGGTCAACATCACCTCCGGCGCCGGGCTCTCTACGGTTGGCAACACCGTAACCTCTCAGCAGGGCTACGTGGACAGCGACGATCTGTCGGCCCAAGCCGTCGTTTCGATCGACGGTCCGGTCGCGTCTTTGCTGATCACGCACCAGCTGTCCGGTGGAGACGACCGCTCGGGCGTCTACATCTCTGACCTCTTCTACGATCCGATCCTTGGCGAAACGGTCGCAGCACCCGGCGATGACGAGCTGTTCGGCGGCGATGGATCGGACGTTCTCGAAGGAAACGAAGGCCGCGATTTGCTGGATGGTGGCGCAGATGCCGACACCATCGACGGCGGCGCCGGCGCGGATACGATTGTCGGCGGCACCGACGGCGATCAGGTCGACGGCGGTTCCGGCGGCGACATCATCTTCGATGCAGCCGACCTCGACGACACCCAGAGCCAGGATTTCGACACGCTCGACCTGACGGGTATCGGCAACTTCCGCTTGGAAAACCTGCGCCCCGACTCCAACGGCAACGGTCAGGACGGCACGGTCGTTTTGCTGGATGCCAATGGTGATCCGACCGGCGAAAGCTTCACCTTCACCGAGATCGAACAGATCCTGGGCGAAGAATTCGTGCCGTCCAACGGTCTGGTCGAAGGCACCAATGGTGATGACACCATCTCTGGCGGCTTCGTGGATGGCGATGGCGACGCGGTAGACGGCAACGACGCCCTACTGACCGGCGAGAACGGCAACGACGACATCATCGTCGCTGGCGAAGGCAACGACAGTGTCGATGGCCTTGACGGCAACGACGAAATCTTCGGCGGCGCGGGCGACGATACCGTCAATGGCGGTGTCGGAGACGATCTGATCGTCGGCGACGATGATTTCCCCGGCCGTGATGGCGTGACCGCGCCCGACCTGAACGGCGGTGCTCCGGGCGATGACAGCCTGTCCGGTGGTGACGGCAACGACACCATCCTTGGCAACGAAGGCAATGACACGCTGGACGGCGGTGCAGGAGACGACTCCGTTCTCGGCGGCGAGGGTGCCGACACCATCACCGCCGGTGACGGCAGCGACTTCGTGGACGGTGGTGTGGGTGACGATGTCATCAACACCTCCGGCAACGGCCCGATCGTCGACGCGCTCGACCCGACGCCGAACGACGATCTGGATACCGTCCTCGGCGGGGCCGGCAACGACACCATCACCACGGGTGACGACGACGACAGCATCGAAGGTGGCTTGGGCGATGACTTCATCGATGCAGGCATCGACGAGGACACAGTCACCGGCGGCGCTGGATCGGACACTATTATCGGCGACCAGGGTGATGACAGCCTGACAGGTAATGCAGGCCAAGACTACGTCAGTGGTGGCAACGGCAACGACACGATCGAAGCCGGCGCGGACGACGACAACGTGGCCAATGGTGCAGACGGTGGTGCGTCCGGCGCCCTGCCCGCCGACGAGTATGACAACTCCTACGCCGGTGGCGCGGGCGACGACCTGATCAACGGCGGCGCGGGCGATGACATCATCACCGGCGACGACGACAGCCGGGTCAGCGCCGAAACGGGCGAGGACTTCGACCCGACCGCCGACGGCTCCGACACCATCTTCGGTGGTGACGGTAACGACGAGATCCACACCGGATCCTGGGCCGATAGCGACGATGGCTTTGGCGACGTTCAGACCGGCGAGATCGGTGACACGGCATTCGGTGAAGCAGGCGACGACATCCTGCGCGGTGCCGGGGGCGACGACTTGCTCGACGGTGGCGACGATCGCGACAACATCGCCGGTGGCGGTGGTGCGGACACCATCCGCGGTGGCGACGACGCCGACACGATCATCGGTGGCACCGACGGCGACGAGGTCGACGGTGGGTCCGGTGGCGCGATCATCGACGACCGGGCGGATCTGGTCGATGGCGTCAGCCAGGACTTCGACACGCTCGACCTGCGCGGTATCGGGAACTTCCGCCTGGAAGACCTGCGCCCCGACGCCAACGGCAACGGTCAGGACGGCACGGTCGTGCTGCTCGATGCCAACGGCGACCCGACCGGTGAAAGCTTCACCTTCACCGAGATCGAAGAGATCCTCGGCGAGCCAATGGTGCAGGCAGACGGTGTCGTTCAAGGCACGAACGATGACGATGTCATTGTGCCGGGCTTCGAGGATGAAGACGGCGATCTTGTCGACGGGAACGACGCCCTGCTGACAGATGAAGTCGGCGATGACGACATCATCGTGGCCGGTGAAGGCAACGACAGCGTCGAAGCCGGAAACGGCAACGATGAAGTCTACGGCGGTGCCGGTGACGATACCGTCGATGGCGGTGCGGGCGATGACCTGATCGTCGGTGATGACGGCTTCCCGGGCCAGGACGGCGTGACCACGCCCGATCTGAACGGCGGAGATCCGGGCGACGACAGCCTGTCCGGTGGTGACGGCAACGACACTATCCTCGGCAACGAGGGGAACGACACGCTGGACGGCGGTGCCGATGACGACACCCTCGACGGCGGTACGGGAGACGACATCCTGCTCGGCGGTGATGGCAACGACGATATCACCGGCGGCGACGGCAGCGATGGTGTGATCGGTGGCGACGGCGACGATGTCATCGACACGTCCGGCAACAATCCCTTGGACGACGCCATCGATCCGACCCCGAACGACGACTTGGACACTGTTCTTGGCGGTGCGGGCAACGACACCATCACGACCGGTGACGACGCCGACAGCATCGACGGCGGCGCTGGCGACGACGTGATCGACGCAGGTATCGACGATGACACCGTCACTGGCGGTGGCGGCAACGATGATATCACAGCAGGCGACGGGAACGACCTGGTCGACGCGGGTGCTGGCAATGACGTGGTCGATGGTGGCCTTGGGGATGATACCATCCAGGGTGGCAACGGCGACGACAGCATTACCGGCGGTGATGGCAACGACGAAGTGCGTGGCGGTGGCGGGAACGACACCGTGGACGGCGGCGCAGGCGACGACTCGGTCTTCGGTGGGTCGGAAGACGACACCCTGCTGGGTGGTGAGGGCAACGATACGATCAGCGCCGGACTGGGCGATGACAGCATCGATGGCGGCGACGGCAACGACGAAGTCTCGGGCGGGATGGGCAATGACACCATCAACGGTGGCGCCGGGTCCGACAGCCTGCATGGCAATCTGGGCGACGACCTGATCGATGGTGGTGACGACGACGACACCATCAGCGGCCAAGACGGCGACGATACTCTGCTGGGCGGCCTTGGCGACGATAGCATCACGGGCGGCGACGGCTCGGATGAGATCGACGGCGGCGACGGCGCGGATGAGATCGACGGCGGCGACGGCGCGGACTTCATAGACGCTTCGGGTAATGTTCCGGAGATCGACGCCGATGTTCCGCTGGTCCAACCGGGCGATGAGCCGATCGGTGACGAGGATCCGAACCCGAACAACGACCGCGACCTTATCGTGGGCGGTGCCGGCAACGACACGATCCTGACCGGTGACGATGCCGACACGATCTTCGGTGGCGTAGGCGACGACTCGATCGACTCTGGGATCGACGACGACAGCGTCGAAGGGGGCGACGGTGATGACTTCATCACCGATGCACAGGGATCGGACACGATCTTCGGTGGAGAGGGTAACGACACCATCCTCGCCGGAACCGATACCTTCACCGACACCGGTGAAGAGCCCTTCCTGCCCAACGGCTTGCCCAACCCGTTCTTCGGGACCGGCGATCCGAACCCGGACGACGGGCGTGACCTGATCGACGGTGGGGCCGGCAACGACAGCATCGTCACCGGCGATGACGACGACACCATCTACGGCGGTGACGGCAACGACACCATCGACGCGGGCATCGACGACGACCTCGTCTATGGCCAGAACGGTGACGACGTGATCCTTGGCGGTCAGGGCGACGACACCATCTTCGGTGGCGACGGAGCCGATACCATCGACGGCGGCGCAGGCGACGACTCGATCCGGATGGGCAACGGCGACGACTTGGTCGACGGCGGTGACGGCAACGATACCATCCTTGGCGGCGACTCCGGTGGCTCTGATACGGTCAACGGTGGCGAAGGCGACGATCTGATCGTCGGCGGCACCGGTGGCGATGAGTTGAACGGTGATGGTGGCAACGACTTCATTCGCGGCAACCTTGCTGACGACAGCATCGACGGTGGTGAAGGAGATGACACCCTTGTCGGCGGTCTGGGCGACGACAGTATCCTTGGTGGTGACGGCAACGACTCGATCAATGCCGCGGAAGGCAACGACACCGTCGACGGCGGTGCGGGTGACGACACCATCAACGGTGGCGATCCTGAAGGGGCCGACTTGCTGCAAGGTGGCGACGATGCCGATACCTTCATCCTTGTGGGTGGCGGCGACACCGTGCTCGGCGGATCGGGTGGCAATGACTTCGACACGCTTGACCTGCGGGGCTCGACGCCAGCGGGCGGCGGCTTCCAGATCATCAACCGGACGCCGGACAACGATCCCGGTGACACGATTGACGGCGACAGCCCGAATGATGGCGAAGACGGTACGGTTGTCTTCTTCGACTCTGCGGGCAACGAGACAGGGCGTCTTGAGTTCGAAAACATCGAACGCATCATCCCCTGCTTCACGCCGGGCACGCTGATCGCCACACCGAAAGGCGAAATACGGGTCGAGGATCTGCGCGAAGGTGACCGGGTCATCACCCGTGACAACGGCATCCAGGAAATCAGCTGGGTGGGCAACAAGCGCCTGTCCCGTGAGGAACTGGTCCGCCAGCCCGAACTCAAGCCGGTCCTGATCCGTCAGGGCAGCTTGGGCTACGGCCTGCCGGAGCGCGACATGCTGGTCAGCCCGAACCACCGGATGCTGTCGGCCTCGGACGAGACGGCGCTCTACTTCGAGGAACGCGAAGTGCTGGTGTCGGCCAAGCACCTGACCCACGCCAAGGGTGTGGACCAGGTCGAGGCGCTGGGTGTGAATTACATCCACTTCATGTTCGAGCGTCACGAAGTGGTGCTGTCGGATGGCACGTGGTCGGAAAGCTTCCAGCCGGGCGACTACACGCTGAAGGGCATCGGCGACGATCAGCGCGCCGAAATCCTGACCCTGTTCCCGGAGTTGGAGCAGCACGACGGGATCGACGGATACCAATCCGCCCGTCGCAGCCTGAAGAAGCACGAAGCGCGGCTTCTGCTGAAATAA
- a CDS encoding FAD-dependent oxidoreductase, with amino-acid sequence MSKDPLLQPYQLKHLTLKNRIMTTAHEPAYPEGGNPTARYVAYHAERAKAGVALAMTAGSAAVSRDSPPVFNNILAYRDEVVPHIRALTDALHEHGCAAMIQLTHLGRRTGWGKGDWLPSVSSGPHREPAHRAFPKVMEDWDIARIISDFADAAERMQAGGMDGIELQAYGHLLDQFWSPLTNRLEGPYGADTLDSRLKMSLDVLDAIRARVGPDFIIGFRFTADEVQAGGIDASEGLEIAQRLKDTGQVDFLNVIRGRIFTDAAMTNVIPVQGMAYAPHLDFAGSVRAATGMPTFHASRIPDVATARHAVSSGLLDMVGMTRAHMADPYIVQKITEGREDDIRPCVGATYCLDRIYQAGEALCIHNAATGRELSLPHLAAPAETARNIVVVGAGPGGLEAARVGAERGHAVTVLEAASDPGGQVRLTAQMPRRSEMIGIIDWRMAQCAARDVAFRFNTFADSADVTALDPDVVIVATGGLPNVELFEQQGESDLVVSAWDIIAGDVKPGQDVLIYDEAGDHPGLMAAEIASAAGARVTVMTPDRNISPEVMSMSLTPYMRSLQKQDVTFSVARRLLGVTRHGNRLRATVGTDYSDLTTAQDHDQIVVNYGTRPLDDLYFDLKAGSVNLGQVDHEALIHGAPQMVTGNPDGAYQLFRIGDAVSSRNTHAAIHDALRLVSAM; translated from the coding sequence ATGTCCAAAGATCCGCTTCTACAGCCTTACCAATTGAAGCATCTCACGCTGAAGAACCGGATCATGACGACCGCGCACGAACCGGCCTACCCTGAAGGCGGCAACCCGACCGCGCGTTACGTGGCCTATCATGCAGAGCGTGCCAAAGCCGGTGTGGCGCTGGCCATGACCGCGGGATCGGCGGCGGTCTCTCGCGATAGCCCGCCCGTTTTCAACAACATCCTCGCCTACCGGGACGAGGTCGTGCCCCATATCCGCGCGCTGACCGACGCGCTTCACGAGCACGGCTGTGCCGCTATGATTCAGCTGACGCACCTTGGCCGACGGACCGGGTGGGGCAAGGGCGATTGGCTGCCTTCCGTCTCCTCTGGGCCACACCGAGAGCCGGCGCACCGGGCTTTCCCGAAAGTCATGGAAGACTGGGACATCGCGCGCATCATCTCTGACTTCGCGGACGCGGCAGAGCGGATGCAGGCGGGCGGAATGGACGGAATAGAACTGCAGGCCTACGGTCACCTGCTCGATCAGTTCTGGTCACCCCTGACGAACCGGCTGGAAGGTCCGTATGGGGCGGACACGCTGGATAGCCGCTTGAAGATGTCCCTCGACGTGCTCGATGCCATCCGGGCGCGTGTCGGGCCGGACTTCATCATCGGCTTCCGCTTTACCGCCGATGAGGTGCAGGCAGGCGGGATCGACGCGTCCGAAGGGCTGGAGATCGCGCAAAGGCTCAAGGACACGGGCCAGGTCGACTTCCTGAACGTGATCCGGGGCCGGATCTTCACCGATGCAGCGATGACGAACGTGATCCCGGTGCAGGGCATGGCCTACGCGCCGCATCTGGACTTCGCGGGATCGGTCCGCGCAGCGACCGGGATGCCCACATTCCACGCGTCACGTATTCCCGATGTGGCCACCGCACGTCATGCCGTGTCGTCTGGCCTGCTGGATATGGTCGGCATGACCCGCGCCCACATGGCAGACCCGTATATCGTGCAGAAGATCACCGAAGGTCGGGAAGACGATATCAGGCCCTGCGTCGGCGCAACATACTGCCTTGATCGCATCTATCAGGCCGGAGAGGCGCTGTGCATCCACAATGCCGCCACCGGGCGGGAGCTGTCGTTGCCGCATCTGGCAGCCCCTGCGGAGACGGCCCGCAACATCGTCGTTGTCGGTGCAGGACCGGGCGGTCTGGAAGCGGCGCGCGTTGGCGCGGAACGCGGCCATGCCGTCACGGTTCTGGAAGCCGCCAGCGATCCCGGCGGGCAGGTGCGTCTGACCGCACAGATGCCCCGGCGGTCCGAAATGATCGGGATCATTGATTGGCGCATGGCCCAATGCGCCGCCCGCGATGTGGCCTTCCGGTTCAACACCTTCGCGGACAGCGCGGATGTGACGGCGCTGGATCCCGACGTGGTGATCGTCGCCACCGGCGGTTTGCCGAATGTGGAGCTGTTCGAGCAGCAAGGCGAGAGTGATCTGGTCGTATCGGCCTGGGACATCATCGCAGGAGACGTGAAGCCGGGGCAAGACGTGCTGATCTATGATGAGGCTGGCGATCATCCGGGCCTGATGGCGGCAGAGATCGCCTCGGCGGCCGGAGCACGCGTGACGGTGATGACCCCGGATCGCAACATCTCGCCAGAGGTGATGAGCATGAGCCTGACGCCCTACATGCGCAGCCTGCAAAAGCAGGATGTGACCTTTTCGGTCGCGCGCCGTCTGCTGGGGGTCACGCGGCACGGCAACCGTCTTCGCGCCACTGTGGGCACCGACTATTCCGACCTGACGACCGCGCAGGACCACGACCAGATCGTCGTGAACTACGGTACGCGGCCCCTGGACGATCTGTATTTCGACCTGAAGGCGGGGTCGGTCAATCTGGGGCAGGTGGATCACGAGGCGCTGATTCACGGCGCGCCACAGATGGTGACGGGCAACCCCGACGGGGCGTACCAGCTGTTCCGCATCGGTGATGCCGTATCGTCCCGCAACACCCACGCCGCGATCCACGACGCGTTGCGGTTGGTTAGCGCTATGTAA